AAACATAATGCAGTTTTCTGACGGATCTTCCGATTTGGAGCTAAGATTACTCTTAAAAGATATGAGGGTGCAAAGTCCTAAGGAAGTACATGTGGATGTTGATGAAAATTCCTTAGCTGTAAGAATAAAACAAGCCGGATCCGTCACAACATTGATGGAAACTAAGCAGCTCTATGACAAGATTAAACCTGGGGAAACTATATGGTAAGAAATGAACTTTGCATGCATATGTTACTTGAACACTCTACTCTGGCCACTCCTTAAGctttaattataaattacaGGTATCTTGATGAAGACCAATTGGTTATTAACTTGAGGAAGCAGGACCAAGAGCTGAAATGGCCTGATATCGTGGAATCCTGGGAATCCCTTAGTATTGGTGTCTTTCAGCTTCTCAAAGGGACATCAATCTATATAGTTGGTGATTCCTCAGAGATTAATCAGAAGGTTGCTGAGGAGCTTGCAGTTGGTCTTCGGTATGATCCTCACAttctagaaaaaaaaattgatatgcTGGATTGACTGGTTCATAAAATCCTATAGTACTTTTAGAGTTTTGGCTCAAGTCATCTGGCATTTGCCTCCTTTCTTATTCTTTATTCGTAAGCCATAGTTAGGATTTGAGATTCTTTAATGtcatttaattttcattttagaAAATGCAAAGGTTAAACAACTACTGATTGATCTAAGCATGATATGTCAAAGGGATGATGAAGTACACACCGAGGGGTGGGAGTTTATTATTATCCCTAAAATTAAACAGGTGATAAAAATTGAAAGGAATATATTGGACTGGTGACAATCTGTCTCAATTCTTACTTCTTATCCCTGTCTTTGTTCCCCTAGTATGTAAGGATGTGTGGCTCGATATAACCCAATCAGATACGAAAGTTAGATGAAAATTGAAATGTTAATGGAAGAAAAAAGCTTGTTAAAGTATTAGTTGAAACTCAAGTCTCCCTCTATTAACAAACAAAATTTTAGTTAAAGGGTTAGTTCAACAGTCAAAGCCTTGAGCTGAGGTTTGTGGTTTACAGTTAAAGAGCTTTTGGATGTTAATAGGGTGAATTTGAATTCTCATGTTCCCTCTCTTTCATGTATAGTTTTCCCACTTTGACCAGCAAGTGCTTCCACTGATTTGATGAGATACACAAATTCTCAGGACGGTATAGTCCACAAAGAAAAttaattgtcatatgaatcgaTTAATAGTTGGGATACTATACACTGAGATTTGAGCTCAAAGGTAACACTGAAAGAATTATGGTTTAGCAATAGTATTAGTTTACATCCTGCGTCACTGTTTCCTTTCTCCCATATCCTGTCACAGATTTCGTTATACTCATTTTAATTCGTTTTTTCACACATGGGTTCTCACCAGTTATACACCACTTGATACGGAAAGCTTGCTGGAAACATTTGGAGAGCAAAGCATAGAGTCCTGTAAGTTTACAAAATTCTGGTATTGATTGTACAGAGAGTTTATTCTTTCTCATGGTGAACACTACTGTTCCTTCTGCTACTATTTGTTTTTGGTGCGTGTTAATATAAAGTTTTACATTAAAATGTGCTGTAAGTGTTGTCTGACGTATTATTCTTAATGTTTATGCACAATTAAAAAGATGATTATGCATTATTCTTTCCACCTTGGTGGCAGTAGGCAGGGTCATATTTACACCAAAAATCTGCAGTGCTGTATGCTAAAACCCGAAGCCTGCATACCTCTCCAGAAGTGACTGAAAAATCAGAAAACCCCACAAACTTAGCTGTCACGAATCTCAAAATGCAGAGCCCTCCATTACATATATAAAATCTCTCATCTCATCTGTGCATCTGCAGAATTTTCTAAAACTACTCTCACAAGTTGTACAAGGCTGCGTTTGTTTGAATAAATTCTCATTTCTCTGCAGCTATGTATTGTTTATTGCTTCTGCAAATAACATTGTATAAGTCATATAACTGAGACCTTGTACCATCTTTAGTAGAAAACTAGTCTTGCTATTAAGATTTTACTCAAACTGCTGTGAGAAAATTTGCAGGTGGAGAGCAGTTTTCCAATTCAAGAATTTGTGTAGCCGGCCATCTGTTTTTCAAATCAAACCAGATGTAAAAATATTCTGAGGCGCTTAGGGGTATCCTTGTCATCATTAGACACTACCCTTCCCCAATCCACTTTCACAAGGGAACCACAGGGCAGCTTATACataaattgaataaataaaaatctcGTGTTTGAATCTTTTTTCACCGACCAACCATCCGCTCTAGCTGCCTACAATTTATAATCTTGTAACATTCAGTAGATATACTTGGAATGATACAATTATTCAAACTCCTTCCCTTGATGTAAGATGTCCATCCATTTCACCCACCACTCAACTTTCTTATTTTAAGGCACAGAGCATTTTATTCTATTTGCAGAGATCTCTTTTGGCTGTgagatgtaatggactaaatcaaaatgtctcttaatacctcttcgcttcctttccatgacgtagaagatggtcgtcccgttgtcgtcccattatcgcttttgggtcaattggaaacaacttcTTTGCagttgcaggggtaaggttgcgtacgtccgaccccccctaccccgcttcttgcgggagcctctttgaggcaatggggtaatggtaATGATGATGAGAGATCTCTTATAGTCCAACCACCAGCCACTCTAGGAAAGTATCTTTTCTCCTAACCCTATTGAAATTATGTGAGGCAACACCGCAACTCCCAAATGGTTACTTATCTACTCCCTTGCTGTTTGCTTATGTTTATCTTTAGCTGCATTTGTCTTTCTGTTCTCCTGCTGTCTTTACTCTTTAGTGCCGCTGTGGTATATTCCTATCATTATACATTCATGCTTTGGGGTTTACTGACTCTTATTTTCATTACTCCTACCTTTTGGGTATGGGAGTCGGATAAGACCCGACATAAATACTAGTTTTAATGGCTTGTGTATGAATTGTTACATTATCTTGATCTTGCAGTGCACTAATAATTGGTTCCAATCCAGGGGTGACTGCAGAAGGATCTGACGCTGTGGCAGAGGGAGAGGCAGCAGTTTTAGAGAGTCTAAGTAGGTAATCTTCAAGCAAAAGCGATACCTACTTGTGTTAGTTTTTGTTACTTATATGCCAGAAGCaatcctttatttttttttggttcacAGCAACGTTCGAGCTGTTGTTGCAACATTAGGTGGCAAACATGGAGCTGCTGCACGAGCAGATAAATGGCGGCATCTTTATGCAGGATTTACGGTCTGGTTGTCACAATCCGAAGCAGCAGGTACTTCCATCTTACTTTTGGCATGCGGGCTAGATATTCTCTCTATAAACTTATGTCTTAAACTAGCTGATGGACTCAACCTCAAGTGTGGTTgtcatttgaatttttgaactttgacAACTGAAAAAAGTTCTTGTACAGTCCACAGACGATCTGATAAATCAACTTTTCATTAGTTCTAAAAATTTATGGAATGAATGAGCTGCATATTATTTTAGTATGTGAGGTATATAAGAAAGTCATATTAAGTTCAATCATGTTTTCATATTAACGGTCAATCGAGCCTTAAATGTTCGTATCtgtttttaaatatttatttttaaattttcttgAATCTTGACAAGATAaccttgtgtgattgatttttcATGGAAAAGAATTTGTTAAGCTTCAAGAAACATAGGTCTGGGTGGGCTAAAATTTTAATGTGCTGTTTACATTGCAATCGCTTTATTCAGACTTCACAGTATGACACTCCACAATATCTCGAGTTCTGTCAACAATCTTAAAAAAGGGCGTGAAAATCATAGTTCCGGTGACAAATccctatactccctccgtcccttaatactcgcaccggtttgaccggtgcggagtttaagacatttgaattgacttattaatttaatgggtgtttgttgatagtgtggtatttttttaatatagttagtgggaaatgtgtaaggggtggggagtggtgagtgaggagtgttgatttttaaatgattttttgtagggaataggggtgtaggtgggatAGTAGGTAAGtctgagaaataatataatattggtaaagatttccatttatagaagcggtgcaagtattaagggacggcccgaaaaggaaagcggtgcaagtattaagggacggagggagtacataagAAGAAAAACTACACTTTGTTTAACACTTCAACTAGTCAACTCACTATTAGAAGCAAAAGAAAGTGCCATGGTCAGGGATTATATTTTTGATGAGTCATTAGCTGTGAGCCTGTGACCATCAAAACTGGAAAGCAGAGATGTCCCCCAATCAGAATTAAAAGTCCGAAGAATGAATTGCTGGATGGTGGACAGGTGGAATTCTGAGCGCAGCCACATAAGCTAGTGTCTGACATTTATACCTTATCAATTCTACATGTAATTTTGTCTGATCATAAATGCAGATGAAGATTCGGCTAAAGAAGAGGCAAGAAAGCAAGTCTATGATGGCCGTGAATCTTATTCAAAAGCGGAAGTGGTTGTTAAGTTTGACAGTTGGGATGCTTGTCATGCCAAAGCTGTGGCCCAGGCTTCATTGAGTGCTTTGAAACAGCTAATTCTATCTGATAAAAAGCTCCCAGGTATGTGCCATGTTATCTACTGCATTCACTTATATCTAAAAATGAATTGAAGGGTCCATGGATGATACTGCATCGATATATTGTTCAAATTTTGGATAAATGTTTTCTATAAAGAAAATAGGGGTCTAAGGATATAAGTTTCTAAAGTGAATTTGTTTTATACAGTCAATTGAAGGTCAACTTTAATACTGGGAATTTGGGTTAAAAAATGGAGTAAATATCCCTAGAATTATatactttatgaaaatatgagtGAAGAAAATCTCTAGTCTAACTAATCTATGAATGTATATACCTAGACAACCTAGTAACATTGATAATCCGGGCAGGATTTCAATATTTGTTAAGAATTTCCATGTTTCAcctgttttcctaattctagtTGTCTTGCTTGTCTCACTAATATATTACATATCTAATGTTTTCCTTTTAAGACAATTTCACCTTACATGATGGCACATGAATATAGGTTCTGTTTTTGTTACAAACACTCGAACCAGGATAAATTGTACTGAAGCTATAAATTTGGCAAAAGTCACCCatgtaaaattaataataacaaaATGGCAAAAGTCATGAACTCTTGGAGCAAATTCTCAACAAAAGCTGTATTTTGCATGGTTTTCTCCCTTGGAACCTATGTGAAGATTGAAATTGCCTTGTTCTTTAGGTAAAAAGAGTCTTTATATAAGGCTAGGATGTCGTGGAGATTGGCCAAACATCAACCCTCCAGGTTGGGATCCTTCAACGCCAACAGATACACATGCTAATGCATTGTAGATTGAGCTATAGAAATTGTTCGAACTGCTCCACTTGAAACATATCACCGTGTTAGGCGTTTGGAATATTGTGTAACAATCGTGACATTTCCCAGGCAGAGTTAGTTTACCATCTTGTTTGCGTGTATTTTTTTGATGTACGATGAATAGAGAGCTTGGCGATTCCTCATTGCTCTTGGTAAATGCAATACTCCATATTTTTATGAAAATGCAAAAAGGTTATTGTTCAGCTATAGGTTCTAAATTCTTCTGATCAGGCTATTATTTCTTTGCTAGCAATGCGGTTTTATGCCCATGTTTAGGTTCATTGGGTAACCTCTGAATATAGTTTATGTTGTTAGGATTTGTTTGTATATTTCAGCTGAGTCGATTTGTTTAATTTGCTCATATAGCCTTAAAACGAGATTTCCATCCCAAATACAAAAGTGTAAAATCAAGCCCATTTAATAAACGTATTATCACCTAATAAGttcttgttctcttcacctggtATGGTCTGATTTATCTAGTTTCTGGTCTAGTCTGATTGTTTCCTGTGAgtatcttttgttttttctggtATGATCTAATAATCAATAAGAATAAGATGAATAGAACAGAGCCTAAAAGCATTTGTTAGAAGCATGTTACACGACAATGCATGTACTTAGTACAACAGAAGCATGTTACAGGCAAATGCTTGAGGCATTTGTTCTGAATATACATTTCAACAGAAAATATATTAGTGCAACTCAAAGCACCATCAGTACGTACACAATGCACGCGCTCATGGAACATCATGCAGCACGTGCGCAAAGCACAAGCCTGGAGCCTAAACCTGCATGTTTTGGGCATGTGATTGTAATGTGCACAGTATCCACATTGGCTGGAAAAAGTTTCCAGAGGTTAATTACAACCTTTAATGCAGATTCCCAGCGTGATTCAAACAGAAGTATTAATATGGAAATAATTCACAATATGATGTAACTGACTAGTAGGACCACGATCAAACATAGAGGGAACATAATTATGACTTGTAACAATTTACACTTCGTGGATGTGTGGTTCGAATTCGTCTGAAACATACAGATAATAGTCTCTTTTAGAGTTCCATCAGCAAAAACATCAAATGAACTTCTCACATAAAGTTAAAGAGTAATATACTGATTAAAGATGCCAACTACACCCCATTAAGTGTAACTACGACTTTGCGTGGAGTTGGATGATCACGGTGCTCGCACAACCATATTCCCTGTGTCACAAGCAGCAAAAAATGAATATCAGCCGAACAAAGTAGCAAACTAACAAGCTTTCAGCAAGAGCCAAATGATATGAAACCCTACATAAACAACAGTAAATTGTATCCATTGCCTGTTACGTATTTACATTGATGGAAATTAACAAAAAGGCAATCATAATTATTGTCGGGGAGCACAAAACCCAAGAGCTCAGGACTATTCCTAACAAACATGGTATCATTTATCAATTATCATACTTTAAAAACGAGAAAAAAAATTCCAATCAAATGGTTAACAGCTGAGATAAGCAACTACTTTTTATTACTAACCTTCAAGAACTACCAACACCAAGTAGATTTGTCcaggattttatttatttattaagaaTGCTTTCAATATGATTCTCAAAACAGCTTTTGAAACTGGGTAGCATTTTTGGCATAGCATCTGAATGTACTTCTAGAGGCTAAAGAGTTAAATTTTAGGCAGACGGTTGTTTACTAGTTACTACTGATTACAGCCAGAAATAATGGCTGCTAACGACCCAAATTTATCTAACGCATTGCTCTCAATTTGCTTAACATTGAGCTGTTACGACATTCACGAGAAACTAAGTTCAGTTACTAAGTAGCATGCAATGTTTTACAAATGGCTGATGCTCAAATTTGGAGCTCAAATACTTCTCTTTTTCGAGAATGAAAATTGTCACTGTCCACCAGAATGCCTCCATACATGGTAACCAACAAGCCTCAATGTAAGTCCAGGAGGAGTCTGAAACACTACTAGGAGAGAAACGTCAAATTGATAGACTTTCACGAGCTATTCACAAAATTAAAGGCATATTCAGAAGTCAGAAAGTTAGGACAGGCGAGCTTGAATAGATGGGTTCAGCTCATGGTAGAGTGTAGCGTGTTTGTAATGAACCAAGTGTAAGGGAAGGGCATAATAGGTAGTGAGTAATATTAGGTAGAAGACAAATTAGGTAGGTGTAGTAGAATGGTTATAAATAAGGGCACATTAGGTTATGAGAGGATATTGA
This sequence is a window from Spinacia oleracea cultivar Varoflay chromosome 1, BTI_SOV_V1, whole genome shotgun sequence. Protein-coding genes within it:
- the LOC110796280 gene encoding probable inactive shikimate kinase like 2, chloroplastic isoform X2; this encodes MQFSDGSSDLELRLLLKDMRVQSPKEVHVDVDENSLAVRIKQAGSVTTLMETKQLYDKIKPGETIWYLDEDQLVINLRKQDQELKWPDIVESWESLSIGVFQLLKGTSIYIVGDSSEINQKVAEELAVGLRYTPLDTESLLETFGEQSIESWVTAEGSDAVAEGEAAVLESLSSNVRAVVATLGGKHGAAARADKWRHLYAGFTVWLSQSEAADEDSAKEEARKQVYDGRESYSKAEVVVKFDSWDACHAKAVAQASLSALKQLILSDKKLPGKKSLYIRLGCRGDWPNINPPGWDPSTPTDTHANAL
- the LOC110796280 gene encoding probable inactive shikimate kinase like 2, chloroplastic isoform X1, whose amino-acid sequence is MISLSLSPGLWLSNSEINLSYCSPLYNSPISLKSSRSSSVSFPHFNGGLSARFTPLSCHNISMESSNTTHYEFSDGSSDLELRLLLKDMRVQSPKEVHVDVDENSLAVRIKQAGSVTTLMETKQLYDKIKPGETIWYLDEDQLVINLRKQDQELKWPDIVESWESLSIGVFQLLKGTSIYIVGDSSEINQKVAEELAVGLRYTPLDTESLLETFGEQSIESWVTAEGSDAVAEGEAAVLESLSSNVRAVVATLGGKHGAAARADKWRHLYAGFTVWLSQSEAADEDSAKEEARKQVYDGRESYSKAEVVVKFDSWDACHAKAVAQASLSALKQLILSDKKLPGKKSLYIRLGCRGDWPNINPPGWDPSTPTDTHANAL